ATGGCGGGCGCCGTTGCGAGAACTGCAGAAATTGCAATCAAGCGGCGTCGGGTCAGCAGCATGGGGTCAACCTCCGGCTGGATGGGGCAATGCGCGCAGACGGCCGAGATAGTCTTCGTCGTCCGCTCGCGGTTCCGAGCCGGTCTCCACCGGCGTCAAAACCATGGCATCGGTAATATCGGCGAGCGCAAGCACCTGGCCGCCCTCGGCAAGAACGAAGGCCGCAGCCTCGTCGCGGCTTGAAAACGGCACGGCTTCGGGCGCACCCATGCCGCCTCGCCGGGCAGAGCCGACCACGTAGAACGCCTTGTCGGCGGCGATCCAGTTGCCGTCACCGGGCTGGTCCCACGTTGCCCCCGCAGCCCCCATGTCATTGACATAGATGACGAGGATCGGCGCAATCTGCTCCGGCCCACGCGCATAGGCGATCGCATCGCGCACCTGACTGAAGAAGAGCGGCGCGGGGCTTCCTTCCAGAAAGATCTGGGCCTTCGGGCCGGGGTGCTCCAGAAGGTTCATCTGGCAGTAATGACCGAGGGTCTCGGGCGTCATGTCCTGCGGCACGATGCTTTGGGCTACGTCCTCCTTGCAGGCGGAAAGCAGCGCCAGAGCGGCCGCGAAGAGCACGAAGCGAAGTCGGGTCCTCATGGGGTCACCTTTCGGAAGGCTGCGGCGGCAAGGGCTATGGCGGCGAGTGGCCAGGCGAGAAGGGAGGCTGCCGATTGCCAGAGCGGGATCGTGCCGGCGGCGCCACCCAGTCCGCCTGCGGCAGAAACGGCCTGTGCGGCCGAGAGGTTAAAGACGCGAAAGGCGTCGGCAGGGTTGGCAAGCAGCGCAACGGGCAATGCGTGTGTGGTGAAGGCACCGCCTCCATCCGTCACGATCAACGCCAACAGGGCGAGGTCGTAGAGCACCACCGCCACCAGCCAGAGCGCGATGGCCAAGCCCGCCGCCCCCGACGGCCGTCGCGCCAAAGCCGAAAGCGCATAGCCGGTGCCAAGAAAGGTCGCACCCAGCAGCACCGAAGACCAGATCAGTCGCCATAGGGCGCCAAGCCCCGCGGTTGCTCCAGGATCGAACCAGACGGCTGCGAGCGCCGCCGCGCCGTAGCCAAGCGTCACGGCAAGACCGAGGATTGCGAGATGCGCCAGAAGTTTGCCGAGCAGAATCTGCAGGCGCGAGACGGGATAGGTGAGAAGCAGTGGCA
This is a stretch of genomic DNA from Ensifer adhaerens. It encodes these proteins:
- a CDS encoding nitrous oxide reductase accessory protein NosL, with amino-acid sequence MRTRLRFVLFAAALALLSACKEDVAQSIVPQDMTPETLGHYCQMNLLEHPGPKAQIFLEGSPAPLFFSQVRDAIAYARGPEQIAPILVIYVNDMGAAGATWDQPGDGNWIAADKAFYVVGSARRGGMGAPEAVPFSSRDEAAAFVLAEGGQVLALADITDAMVLTPVETGSEPRADDEDYLGRLRALPHPAGG
- a CDS encoding ABC transporter permease; amino-acid sequence: MNRILATAVSEFRIALRNRWVSIATGMMVLFALVLAAAGSAPTGDVGVDRLSVTVASLTSLAVYLVPLLALLMSFDAVAGEVERGTLPLLLTYPVSRLQILLGKLLAHLAILGLAVTLGYGAAALAAVWFDPGATAGLGALWRLIWSSVLLGATFLGTGYALSALARRPSGAAGLAIALWLVAVVLYDLALLALIVTDGGGAFTTHALPVALLANPADAFRVFNLSAAQAVSAAGGLGGAAGTIPLWQSAASLLAWPLAAIALAAAAFRKVTP